A segment of the Camelina sativa cultivar DH55 unplaced genomic scaffold, Cs unpScaffold00478, whole genome shotgun sequence genome:
ATAACATTTTAAATGATGTCACCATGCATATATTTTAGTGTATGTTTTCTTTGTCCAAAAGATGATAAACACTTTAAGTGAtatcaccatatatatatgttaaaatgtaAGTAAGTATTTCCTGGTTTTGTAgttggaaatttggaaattgttgtaataagaaacaaaacccaCACCACTTTACTCTGTCCCCATCACCAACATGACTCATGCATGATATGACCAACACCACTtatatttgttcttcattaacactaatcttcttttgtttatgaatTTACTGTATTCTAAAAACGTCGTCGTTAAGGGCCGTATAATCAAAACCCTTGCAACAGAACACCGGATATACACATACAAAGATACATACTAGACCGACTCAAACAATCCATAAATGAATCGTGTGAAAATGCTCTATTCAATGGGGATTATATCGTCCCTGAAGCAAGAGAAAGGGCTTTGAATTTGCATATTACTGATCACTTCCTTAAGCTCAGATGTTTCCTCTTTAAGCTGAGCATTCTCTTGCAGAACCTTTTCGTAAGACTCCGAGAGATTGTTAAGCTTATCAAGCAACTGATGATTCTCGATCCTCAACCACATCACTTGTGACCAAAGCTCGTCAAGGTGTCTCTGCTTCCTCATACGCGATCTCCTTGCGGATTCTCTGTTTGATATCATCCTTCTCTGCTTACGCTCGTTGATTATGTTGTTGTTCGTCTGGTGCTCTTCTGCTTCGTCTGAGGTCGAGTTGTTGCTGCTTAAGCTCATGGATTGTGGATTGTTTGTAGAGATTTGGAATCCATAGAGGGGGTTCGAGTTTTGACAGTTGGATGGAAATGGCGTAGATATCGTGACACTCGAAGGATAGGGAGATGGTATGGAAGAGTTTAGGTAGTTATGAAGGTTAAAAACGTCTGTTTGCGGCTGCATTTTGGAGTTGACTTGGGAAGAAAGTTAGGGCTTTTTAATTACTTGAGGAAAATAAATGTAGGTCAAGAGAAAatatgcaagttttttttttttttttgtcaaacagctTTATAAGTTCTGATGGAGTTTCTGGTGTGTGAAGAGAGACGATGGTTTTATAGAGTCAGTGAGAGCAGTGGTCGGGGAATGGAGCCCACTTTCTGCAATTGGGTGAAGCAATAAAAAAGTTTCTAACATGAGAACTGAGTAAATATATTCACCTAGATCATGTCACATTAATCTATCTTATATCCATAATTGTCTTGATTTAAGCCAATTGATTAATATATGTGACAAACGCAGGCCACATATATAATGTACATTGTAATTGTCTAAAGTTAGGTGAATGATGGATAATTGTACATtgtttcaaattatattttatagtgtaaTTAAATGGTGTTTAGAAAGTTGAAGAATATTATTGACCACATATGGCCCATGGGCATAAAAAGGGAAAAACGTTTTCCTAAGTTTGTTTTCCtaattttgttttaccaaaCCAAACTGTGAACCATTGTACATTTTATTTAATGGTAAAATGTAACttcgcaattttttttttttgatcaaacagaTGGTTTCTATTCAttcaaacagaaaacaatacAAGAAGGGGATAAAGATCCCAAAGTTTAAGACAATACAAACATAGACTTTCCCCAAAGCCATAGGTATGCATAAAGATAAAGATAAGAATCAAGCAAGAATCCATGATAGCAATGAAACAAATGCTAAATAGCAGTTGGAGACAAGCAGAATCAAGGTTGCAAGATTGGACATCGTCGTCGATGAGATCGAGAGATGACAAGTAGGTCATAGTCAAAGGACGTTGTGCCGTTGGTAGGAGAATCAGAGCCAAAGGACTCACCGGGGTGAGGAGCATTAGCATAAGCAATGCCATGGCAGAGATTCGGGATGCAAAGACCAGGATAATGGTGGAGGTGTCGAGGGTGGTTTGCTTGAAAAAGTGGTGCTTGAAGTAGTAGAGGGATGGTTGTTGGTAGAGAAGGCTCTAAGACCAAAAACACAACCTCGGTTTGACATCAGAGCTAAGGCGCTAACAAACTTCAAAGTCTTAGGATAAGGAAGGGTCATCATTGAAGCTAAAATCAGGGTTAGTAGGCAAGCAGTATAAAGCCGTAACAAACTaggtggatcctctctgccatgaaaatggtgatcaagaattcaaCACAGATTATGTATCCGGTGAGACAGTGGCAGGTAAAGGACAAACCTGAGCTTCGGGCTAGCGGATGGCTGCAGAGTAAGGGGGCAATAAGGTTCACCAAAGAAGCTATTAACAGGTGCAAAGACATTGTGTAAAGCCATGACAAACCAGctggatcctctctgccatggagatggtgatcaagaattccacacaatGTTTTAAGGCGGCAAGACATGGGCAAGGAAGTAATAGACCTAAGCTTCAGGAGACAGGgtgtttgttgggttttaagcaATATATGGTAGGTTTGGGATCCCATAGACAAACTCACAAGCTTAGCAATAACCATAGTTCCTACAAACCGTTTGTACATCCTAGACAGACTAGCTAGATGGGTCCTCtgatgcagtcttcgaacaCTGAGGGTTGCCAAAAAAACTAGGTAATGTCGGTAGGATAACAGGGGGTTAGAGAAGAACCTGGGTTTTTGGAAGATGGGCAAGATCTGTTGTGGAGCTATCATGTCGATAACGGATTTGGGGAGCATCCACAGAAGAGGTGTTGTGAATGAACGAGGCAATTGGTACGCATAGCGGCTGACCGGGAGGATTGAAATGAGCTTTTGCCTCTCCGGTGAAAGCAAATGTAGATCCGTCGAGCTCAATGGGTGGCTTGTGTTCAAGGCGAAAGTCCAGTCGCTTACCATTCCAGATCTGGAGCTGAGAGAACAGGGGGACTTTATTTCCGCTGGCAGTGAGGCTGGGTCTGGGTTACGGAGAGAAGGATTTGTCAGTCTCCTCCGACCGTTGTGTTCGAAGTTGCTTGAGCCTGTGCCTGGATCTGATTGAGAGGATCGTGGTTGTAAAGGTTGCAAGGGGTAGTCAAAAGGGGAAAAAGGGGAAAAcggggaaaaaaagaaagaacaagagaacTAAAGACGCAAAGAGAGTAAGGGACGAAAGCTAAGATCAGGGTACCCCGACACCGGCGAGCAAAAGCCCCACCGGCGTCGGAGAATGTTGGGGGTGGCGGCTTCTCGATAATCGGGCTTGGGAGAGAAAGGTTTTAACCTAATCCCTAAAAACCTAAATCACCATATTTTTTGTAACTTCgcaattttaatactttttttatgAGACAAATATGGATACAAACAAAGTAATTAAACTTTGATAAACCAAAACAAGGAATACAAACAATATCAAACATATGTAAAATCACTGAAGTTATACATATGTAGAAAAACATATGTAGTACAATCACTTGATGCTATAACTAGGAAAATCACTCACATTGCAAAATACAACAGTCATCAATTTATGCAGATGTGGCTTCCTCctcgatatatatatacatgacagCTGATTAAAGATTTCACGAActtacatgatatatatatatatgtgtttgctCCTTATCATACATATTTTATAGTTATTCGACCACTTACCCGCATTGTCTAAAGGAAAGGTATCCAAggggaaaagggccatttcatacccgtacacacCTCTAAAGTGCTAATTGCTACCTGTACAAACAAGAAGTGCCAATTTAAACATGTACCATAGGACATTTTACATTTCATACATGTACTCACAAAATCGAGGCAATTGCACAGTCCACGTTAACGGATTTCAGTCAACCGTTATAGAAGCTGACTCAGAATCCACGTGTTTTTTGACATGGCAACGAAGAtgcaaaacgacatcgttttgatttgtttttctcgcaaaaaattgtggaaattCCACACTCCGGAGATTCGAACTCATGACCTCACCTGTGTTTAGCTGTAGGACGTAACCAGTTGATCTAACAACATTATTCGATAATAAGATACAAATTAATCTTTATAAACCTAACGTAACATCGatcgaaatcgaaaaaaatcCGGAAATTCACACTCTCGTGGGTCGAACCCGCGATCTCAGATTTTAATAGCATAGGACGTAACCAATTGATCCCACAACTTCATTCGGTTATATCACACAATTTTATCTTTATAAAGTTTAAAGATATCTAAGtctcaattaaataaaatgtcgTCGTTTTGAATTGGGggaaaaattgaaatcttagggttcttcttcttcttctctcaaatcccGATTTGtggttctttcttcttcttcttctctggaaTAGGCGACGAGAGAACCGACAAAGATGGACGAAGAAGGTGATCAATTCGAATGGAGAGAGGAAAGAGTAGGACGAAACGAAGAGATAAGGTAAATCGAAGTAGATTTCAATGTCTGATTTCaatttaggttttattttaagGTTTTAATCTTAGATTTCATGATGCTGTAGTGATTCGAGGGTGAAATTCAATGTCTACAATGGTGGATACTGGGCAAAAGATTACAAAGGTGACGTTTTTTATCTTCAAGGTTCGAAATCGGTAACTATAACATGTAATCCGGAAGAGTTCTTTGTTAAGGTGTCGAATGAGTTTAGAGAAGGAATTTATGGGCATATGTTGTGGTATAAGTTTCCATTTGAGGAACATAAGGAGCGGAAGAGGTTGATAGATTCGGATATGAGTTTTACAAGGATGTGTGATGCGGCCATATGGAGTAGTTGATGTATTTATGGTTAAGTCGTCAGAGCATCCTCATGATGTGGAGATTACTGAGCCCTATGATGCAGAGATTCGAGTTGAGAGGAATGTAGCCTCTTTTCTTGATGAAGACCCGAATTTTGACTACCATGACATACCTCCAAACTCGGATGATGAAGGTGGTGGAGAGAAGTTTGTAAGATTAAAAAAAGGTAGTGGTCAGTTGCAGTTTAAACAAGTGTTTGACACTCTAGAAGATTTCAAAGAGTGTTTGATAGATTATGCTTTGAAGGGAGGATACAACATTAAGCTTGATAGGtgggggaaagaaaaaaatggagctGTTTGTTCAATGGATGGTTGTCATTGGAGGTGTTACTATTCGTTTCATAACCCCATTGGGAAGTGGGTTCTGAAAACATTTGAAGATGATCACAATTGCACACCTGATGGGTATTGTAGATTACTAAAGTCGGCTGTGGTGGCAAAGATGTTTATGGATGAGATAAGGTCTAATCTTGATTATTCACCGAAAGCTATACAATATGAGGTCCAAAAGAGGTTCAATATTATGATCACACCTGATGTATGCAAGAAGgcaaagaaaaaagtattagATATGATTCACCGTGACCATATAGAGCAGTTCTCTAGGCTCAGAGATTACAAAGATGCAATCCTTGagtaagttattttttttaatgattgtGTCCATATTCTAACActttttatgattgtttttatattctaacacacatttttatattttttgtaggaCTAATCCTAACTCCACTGTGGAGTTAGACACTATCATTGGTGATGATGGATCAGAACTATTTCGAAGGTTCTATGTCTGTTTTGATGTGTTCCGCAAGTTATGGCCAATGTGGTGTCGACCCATATTTGGTATTGAAGGGTGTTTTATCAAGTCTACATTTAAAGGGCAATTGTTGGCTGCTGTTGGAAGGGACGCCAATAATGGCTTGTACCCCATAGCTTGggctgttgttgatgttgaggATGAGGAGAACTCGACATGGTTCTTAAGTCATTTGAAAGATCATTTTCATCTGCAAGAGGGTCAAGGATTCACAGTCATTTCTAATAGACAAAAGGTATGTTATTGTTCTAATTTCATTTACATTTTAGTTGCCTTTGATATTTGAATCTGATCTAATTGGTTACTTTTCATTTATAGGGCTTGTTAAATGCAGTAAACAGGGTGTTGCCTTATGTTGAACATAGGATGTGTGCTAGGCATATCTATGGTAACTTGAAGGGTGCTTTCCCTAATCAAAATGAAGTGAAGACTCTGTTTTGGCGTGTGGCAGAAAGCTATACGGTTGCTGAATATGAAGCAAACTTGCAAAATGCAAGGAACTATGATATCCGATTATATGATGCCATTATGCAGAGAAATCCCAGGAATTGCAGTTTAGCTTTCTGTTCACCTACAGCCAAATGTGTTGATGTTCACAACAACATATCAGAGTCGTTCAACAATGCCATCGATCCAGCAAGGTACGTACCAATGGTTGAGATGTTGGAGACTATTGGAAGAAGAACCATGGTGCGTTTTGATTTGAGGAAGACTGCGGCCAGTCAGTATACAGGTCGAATCACTGAGAGGGCAAAAGAGAtcttagaagaagaagctaagtaCATTAAGTATTGCTCATTTTTCCCAGGTGCAGACGGTAGATATGATGTTCGTGAGTCTGGTATAAATCACAGTGTGAATCTTAGGCTGAGGACATGTGTTTGTAGAAGATGGGATATGAGTGGAATTCCTTGTCGCCATGCTCGTGTGATCACCGAGAAGAAGCTTAATCGTGAAGATTACATTAGCGACTGGTATTTGAACTCGAGGCAgttatgtatttatagtaattcGGTTGCACCAGTTAATGGTATGTTGTTCTGGCATAGAACTGGTTCTGTTGTGGTACCACCTGCTGCTTTAGTTGAACAGATTGAAAACAGGAAAGGTAAGAAACCAAAGCTGAAGAGGGAGAAAGCAAGGCATGAGTCTcctacaaaaaagaagaagaagattagtaGAGAGAATAGGATCATGCATTGTAGTCTATGTAATTACCCTAGACACAACAAATTAAGGTGTCCTAATGCTGGAGTGGAGAGATACCAACCACCAAGGaaaccaaggaagaagaagcagtcaTCAAATGCAACTCAAGGAGCTGAAGGAAGTCAAGTAAGTCAAGAAGCTCAAGGAAGTCAAGCAACACAAGACTAACTTACAATTTGTTGCTTGTTAggtctgtttttctttttgtatgccTTGTTATGGAGGTTTCTTAAAACAATATGATATGTATTTGGTTTTCTTAAGACTTGGTTTAAGACAAGGTTATTAACATGTTTTCATCATTTTGAATGtcttatgagttttttttttttttaaaccaatatGATCATTCATTCAATACAACATCATACATCATACACCATACATTCactaaaaccaaattcaaaagataaacctaaagaagaaaatcatcaccaaagcaAACACTACAATGTTCTTCAAGCTACGAAGCTGCATTTTCAACTCTCCAACCTCCTTCTCAACCACAGCCTCACATACACGAGTATCCATTGTGAAAATGCCAATTTCTGATTCACAAACATTGAAgtctttttccattttcatcGAATCTCCTTAAAGCTTAGTAACTTTCTCTATCAAGTCTTCAATCTCTTGAACCATACACGTATCCGTCCACTTGAACACATGACCCTATTGTCCTGTAACATTTATCTAAAGTTTATACACATAACCACAACCAAATGCGAAATTGAGAAAACCACAACCATTGACAAAACCACAATCATTGACAAAACCACAACCATATGCGAAGAAGACAAAACCacaacaatatccaaaattgAAACACACTTACATGTTCTCCAAATGGACAAGCATGAAACAGTCTTCTAGGGTTTCTAACTAtgtttgacgtcttcatcactACACTTTCTCCACACCGACACTTCTTAGGAAACCCTCTGAATCGCTCACCCATTCTCAATCACTGTAATTCGgtatcagagaagaagaaaaagagtgttTGGTAGGTTTATCGAACCCAATtacagagaaggagaagaaggaaataaaaccaaaataaaccacaaatcgggatttgagagaagaagaagaagaaccctaagatttcaatttttccCCCAATTCAAAACGacgatatttaatttaattgagaCTTAGATATCTCTAAGCTTTATCAAGATAAAATTGTGTGATATAACCAAATGAAGTTGTGGGATCAATTGGTTACGTCCTACGCAATTGAGATCTGAGATCGCGGGTTCGACCCATGTGAGTGTGAATTTCCGgaatttttttcgatttcgatCGATATTACGTTAGGTTTATAAAGATTAATTTGTATCTTATTATCGAATAATGTTGTTAGATCAACTTGTTACCTCCTACCCAAATCACATGTGAGGTCATGAGTTCGAATCTCCGGAGTGTGGaatttccacaattttttgcGAGAAAAACGTAtcaaaacggtgtcgttttgcattttgttGGCACGTCATAAAACACGTGGAATCTGAGTCATATTatctaacggttgacttaaatccGTTAACGTGAACTGTGTAATTGGCTCGATTTTATGCGTACAGGTATGAAATGTAAAATGTCTTATGGTACATGTTTAAATTGGCACCTCTTGTTTATACAGGTAGCAATTCGCACTTTCGAAGTGTGTACGGATATGAAATGGCCATTTTCCCGGTATCCGAGGCATCTCAGCCGCAATATTTGGCTTATCCTCGACATGTTcatgtatatatgaatatgatataGTATCGACATCAATCTTCTCCAATGAAATTCTATATCCAAACAGATACATCATAAATGTATAAGTAGGTGCATGAGGGGAGTAGTGgataatcattttaaaaaaaaattgaattgctTTTTCTTATTACAttactttattttgtattttacattttGTCTTAAATGTATAATGAATATCAGACCACCGAGTGGTGCTGATGTAGTCATATGTCTTTCAGATCCAATTCTTTCTTTGCGTCAATAAAGAAACCTGTCTATTCTACccatttagaaaattttaacccaattgttttcttttcaatcaataaagaaattaaaaccagatttatttttgttttataaaagataaagaaagcgcttatttacaaaaaaaaaaaaaataatgcattTTGACAATACAAATGGTATATAGTTCTCTACggatttttatatacaaataaaactattattGACGTGCAAAATTCAACATaactaaagttttgttttgttttctaatagaaaacatgctaaattttatggtattttaaTGTGATGGTTTAGTTTTGGATCTTAACTGAAAATGTTTTAAAGTCCAATCTGATATTTGTtggtaaaattttgaaaagataaattcTTTTGATATTGAGAGCTGGCCgaataaaaagatatatagatTGAGACTtgaaggtaatatatatatatatatatatatatatatatatagttgtggctgtaaaaataagatttttttgaataaaggCTGTAAAAATAAGATTACTAAATCACTTCATTCTTAATGAAATAACGTGTTGTACTTTCTACCTTGGTGGATAAAGATAAATGTTTATGTACATGAACTTTTTAAGCGCATTACACGTACCGTAAAAAtgataataacaaaatcaaatcactatctttttaattaagaacaattcaaaatttacaGTGTCTTGACTCTTGACTTCGCAATGTTTACGTTCCCAGTTAGATCTATTTTTAGAAGAGCCTGAAATCCTCTcgatgtctctctctctctctctctctatgttttGAATAGACTACATAGTCAAAGATATCATGAGACAAGGCAGGACTCCATTAGACTATTattagaaattaaatttatgaagaTGATATGACTAAATAATTCTATGTAAGAGTGTTTACACATAAATGCCCAAGTGTGTAGGGAACACATGAACAGTTGAACACCTAGTATTGGGGATTTTTGTCTTAATGTgcttttgttaaatatatacaaatgcaTGTGCATAACAGAAGCTCCGACCCTACTtcatttttcgttttaattaaaatacagtTACTGTATCTTCTTTTAGTTTTTCCATAATTTAGTAATATGGCCATGTTCTTTTACTAAATCTTGTGACAGCGATAGCGACAGAGTTAAACAACTTATCACGAAGAGTAGAAATAAACTAAACGACACCGGAGCTTAAAGGCAAAAATTGAGTCGTAACAACATCATATGAGTCGCTGAAATTAACAATGACACTTCAGTCATCGTCTTCATT
Coding sequences within it:
- the LOC104773172 gene encoding basic leucine zipper 43-like; translation: MQPQTDVFNLHNYLNSSIPSPYPSSVTISTPFPSNCQNSNPLYGFQISTNNPQSMSLSSNNSTSDEAEEHQTNNNIINERKQRRMISNRESARRSRMRKQRHLDELWSQVMWLRIENHQLLDKLNNLSESYEKVLQENAQLKEETSELKEVISNMQIQSPFSCFRDDIIPIE
- the LOC104773177 gene encoding uncharacterized protein LOC104773177 yields the protein MVKSSEHPHDVEITEPYDAEIRVERNVASFLDEDPNFDYHDIPPNSDDEGGGEKFVRLKKGSGQLQFKQVFDTLEDFKECLIDYALKGGYNIKLDRWGKEKNGAVCSMDGCHWRCYYSFHNPIGKWVLKTFEDDHNCTPDGYCRLLKSAVVAKMFMDEIRSNLDYSPKAIQYEVQKRFNIMITPDVCKKAKKKVLDMIHRDHIEQFSRLRDYKDAILETNPNSTVELDTIIGDDGSELFRRFYVCFDVFRKLWPMWCRPIFGIEGCFIKSTFKGQLLAAVGRDANNGLYPIAWAVVDVEDEENSTWFLSHLKDHFHLQEGQGFTVISNRQKGLLNAVNRVLPYVEHRMCARHIYGNLKGAFPNQNEVKTLFWRVAESYTVAEYEANLQNARNYDIRLYDAIMQRNPRNCSLAFCSPTAKCVDVHNNISESFNNAIDPARYVPMVEMLETIGRRTMVRFDLRKTAASQYTGRITERAKEILEEEAKYIKYCSFFPGADGRYDVRESGINHSVNLRLRTCVCRRWDMSGIPCRHARVITEKKLNREDYISDWYLNSRQLCIYSNSVAPVNGMLFWHRTGSVVVPPAALVEQIENRKGKKPKLKREKARHESPTKKKKKISRENRIMHCSLCNYPRHNKLRCPNAGVERYQPPRKPRKKKQSSNATQGAEGSQVAIRTFEVCTDMKWPFSRYPRHLSRNIWLILDMFMYI